ctaccagagtattttcttaattgtctgcgtgtgtgaaatctgccaatccgcaatgggccagcgtggtgaactattggccttacccctctcattctgtgaggagactcgagctcagcagtgagtcgaatatgggttgataatgatgatgatgatgatccaaaAATGTTTCTATGAGTAACAGGGGGTAGGCGCTGCCTCTATGACTCTATCTATAGTCGGATGCAACATTTTTGTCGTCTTTGAACATCGTGCGATAAGCtgtaatacaagattttaggtgtcTTCGaatacccaggggcgtggcaaCAGGGCATCACCTCGTACTTTATGTAGCTTATTTTGGTGATGTCTTAAACATTGCGTCCGACTATACTAGTAAATGAACATTTCATAAGCTTTCGTGAGAGTAGACCTACTTAACCTTGTGTTATTGACGCACAGTTAATGTTAGCAACGTAGAACTTAATGTTAGATTATcaaaaacaagttatttataaacagCAACACATATAGCACGTTCACAGGTTACTCatctaagtaggtatactaaaaCAAATATGCGTGTGTAttgctcagaatacagaaaagtGTATTGTATACTtgttacttgtacatatgtttacTGTGGTAGTGTGCAGAATTTTCTCACTAAAATTATGctattaattacatttaaattctCTGGCCTATTATTAGAGCCTttcaacgtggcaatactgccagccttctgggcactttaccaatgaacatcgattcaGACGAATCGACGTACGCCTTTAATTAAagagatataatttaaatttattaaatttccttttttatttttatctttattaatataatgtaggtacctttagataattaatatataatagccgttataaattattgtaaaattatattgaattaATTAGGTACACTGTGCAAACTAAttttgcaaaaattaaaattcgatCAACGTAGAATATTGGTATAAAATAACTTTCCTTTGTGaactatgttttatttttttcatttaatatgtttgaaagattattaaattaatgattCAACTTCacttgtacctacttaaaaacagagctctgtaaaaatctTTGTGAaacagataaattaaactttacaTTTTATAGATTCGTATTCTAAAATAACACAGCTGTGAATAATGATTAAacacataaattaattacacaCAAAAACTACTCTGCAACACAACACATAAAGCCTTCTTTTGATACACATCGCTACCTGAATATTGGCGCCTAGAGTGTTTATAGCGCTATTAACCGCGGTGGATACAGATGTGGTGGTACCGTTTATCAAGGCGCCGATCGTACCCACCAGACCGTTTATGAATGTCCCCCACGCTGTCACTAttggatataaataaaaatatacataggaAGTAAAGGTAAATTCACACTTATGTATGCGGTTGCGACATTGAAAATAGCTAACGCTGATTATTATAGACTGATGATCCAATTAACTTATTGAGTAACTGCGAATTTTGAAGGTtaaaatttatctattttaGATTAAATACTTTTGTTGCAGTCGATCTCAATTATTATCacaaattttgatatttttattattccttcTTAAAAGGGGAATgaccaccggcccatacaatgcccagggaacccaggtatacccccgtataaaagtatatggagatgataatatataattaaggatttggttaaataattataaccaaatccttagttaaataattaataaaatatgttcttTGATGAAAAGTGCAATTTTtatatcactcttctagggcaaattgTTCGTCGGTGTACCAaagtggcgaagtaacatttgaactgtattatttttttttgtattattttttttctgttaccaacaagcttaacaaacaagaaaacgaacaaccAAATCAATCgtaagtcttcaaaaatatcGGAAAACTTAAGTTGTATGGTCAACGTTCTTAGCTGTCCTttgtagacaaattaaaaatgaattaaaaatgttgtaaaacgttgtagcaaactttttttgataaagtaatgatttcattattaaagtagaattatcaagattttttagatatagGTAAACTGTAAGTTGGTTAGGGGAGGTCTGGACCGGGGTCTGGTCTATTACCCTTTgctacaaaaattttactttaactaATTGCTTTAACAGCCATTCTtacttgtttttaattaatttaaagctATAGGAcaaatgtttaaatataaaaattaactaacCTTGATTAGCCACATTATTATTGGGTCGGTATCCGCCATGACCCTTGGGGTCGAcgacctcctcttttttttccTCTTCTTTTATTGGTTCTTCCCTGGGTGTCTCTGGATTGGGCGTGCCCTGTATTCTCTGCACTGCGTCCTGTATTCCTTTTATTATGGGGTTGTTTTGTACCAGTTGTTGAATCGGACCAGGTTGGACGGGAGCAGGGTTAGCTTGGGTAGGTTGTTGTTGCGGCTGGTCGTTGACCGGCGCCGGTACTGCGTTGCTTCCTTGAACAGGTGCTTCTGGTTTGATGGCCGAAGCACTCTCGGGCGTCGTCGCTGGTGGTGGTGGCACAGCTGCCGGTGCTGCCGGTTGAGGGTTAGCAGGCTGCTGAGCTTGTGGCGTTTGTGGCGTTATGAACGATACAAAGTTTTGATATGCTTGCTGGAACGGGTTGTTGTTGGTCGGTTGTTGTTGAGGCGGGTTCGGTTGCTGGTTTTGCGGCTGATTGTTTTGACCGGGATTAACAATATTATTCCAAGTAGTTTGAACTGATTGGAGAATGGCTTGAGGGCTCCACGGGGCCGGGGTAGCCGGGGCCGCGGGAACGGGGTCAGCTTGCGCGTTGGCAGGAGGGTCCTGTGGCTTCTCTGGAGTGGCAGCCGGCGGTTGAGCGACGGTGTTCGTTCCCTGGAAGATGCTCGGTATTCCTTGGATAAAGTTTACGACCGGGTTGGGCGGCGCTTGAGCTTGTCCGTTAGGATTATTATTGTTTCCAAAGGTATTCGTAATAGATGACGTTAAAGTTTGGAAAATACCGCCGATTGAATTTTGAAGATTCGTTAAGTATTGATTCCATGGTAAGAAAGGGGGGGAGGCGGGGGGCGCTGGGTTTGCTGGTGCGGGCTGTGCTGGGGGATGTTCAGCTGGTTTCGCCGGTTCTGAAGCTGCAGCGGCGACTTCCGGTTCTGCTTTTAAATCAGCCTTGAGCGCTATAGCCTTTTCAGCCTCGTCTTCCTCTTTGATTATCGAGTACACTTCGACGCCCTCCGCCAAAGTGCCGACGCCGAGCTGGAAGCTGTTGTCTAAAAATTTAAGATGCGCCTGAATGACTTCCGCTTTAGGGTTGACCGCACTCTCGTCAGACGCGGCGGGTACCGGCAAATAGCTCCGTATGGTTGCGTTGAGCTTTTCAAACTGCCCGGCGAAAGTATccttcaaatttttaatattctgttGAATCAGTGGCAGGTCTTCGTCGGCCTGTAGGAATGTTTTGAAACTGTCGGAGACATGTTTGAGGCCCTCGTTGAAAACTTCTTCCGTCTGTTGAAGCGAGTGTCTGATCGCGACGACGACTTTGTCGTTGTCGCTTTGATTGTCCGGGTTCTGCGTTTCGTGCTCCTGCCTCTGCGGCGGACCGGGGTTCCTCAAATCGACTTCGATCCTTTTCACGACAACGTTCACGTCGTCGGGAGGTATGTAGTCGTTTGAGTTTTCATCTATTACTG
This sequence is a window from Bicyclus anynana chromosome 16, ilBicAnyn1.1, whole genome shotgun sequence. Protein-coding genes within it:
- the LOC112047536 gene encoding fibrous sheath CABYR-binding protein gives rise to the protein MNTFERHLTSNATSNCFVGASREPHRYAGYKGRPPAARRSSALTMRAHAFLLALCVCAHHARAASIPQDLDNVDLDDDINVVIGKAADIPVKVIEEPVIDENSNDYIPPDDVNVVVKRIEVDLRNPGPPQRQEHETQNPDNQSDNDKVVVAIRHSLQQTEEVFNEGLKHVSDSFKTFLQADEDLPLIQQNIKNLKDTFAGQFEKLNATIRSYLPVPAASDESAVNPKAEVIQAHLKFLDNSFQLGVGTLAEGVEVYSIIKEEDEAEKAIALKADLKAEPEVAAAASEPAKPAEHPPAQPAPANPAPPASPPFLPWNQYLTNLQNSIGGIFQTLTSSITNTFGNNNNPNGQAQAPPNPVVNFIQGIPSIFQGTNTVAQPPAATPEKPQDPPANAQADPVPAAPATPAPWSPQAILQSVQTTWNNIVNPGQNNQPQNQQPNPPQQQPTNNNPFQQAYQNFVSFITPQTPQAQQPANPQPAAPAAVPPPPATTPESASAIKPEAPVQGSNAVPAPVNDQPQQQPTQANPAPVQPGPIQQLVQNNPIIKGIQDAVQRIQGTPNPETPREEPIKEEEKKEEVVDPKGHGGYRPNNNVANQGSTDDSRVEDKVEENLQDIPPEEKEVLEEQIKAEELKTPSVADKTE